In the genome of Stomoxys calcitrans chromosome 4, idStoCalc2.1, whole genome shotgun sequence, the window tttattttccaaaaaaatatgtttagaTAATGCAAAACAatgtcaaagaaaaaatttatatttttcatttgtaaaCCCGGAAGATATTTATTTTGATGATATTAAATATTAACACATTGTAGTTCAAACCTATTATTAACTTAGGCGACTCAACTTTTCATTATTAATTTTCTTCTTTAGTATACCCAATTGTGTAAGGCAATTATCGCGATACTCTCTTCTTTCGGGCAATTTATCCAAGGGCACCATTTTCTCCAACTGATCGATaactaaataaatttgttagtaaacaaATTAAAAGTGTAATTTATACTCAAAAAATAATCAATCTACCTAAGTCTGCGGTTGGTCCTTCCATTTTTGGTGTTGCACCCATACTTTTGTTTATCTCATCTATGACATGAGCATAACGTTTTAAAAAGCTACGCATTCCCTCCGCATTTAAATGTATCGTCTCAAAGGCACCCAAGAAGGCATAACGCATTCCCAAACCATCGGATATAACACTTTCCACATCTGGCACATTCAGAATGCCATCTTCTACCAAGCGCCAACATTCATTGACTAGCAATAATTGTATGCGATTCAAAGCGAAACCGGGAATTTCACGTGATAATGTAATGGGTTTTTGTCCTATATGCTCCATGATGGCTCTAGTTTTGGTCACAACATCTGGACAAGTCCATGGTGCGGGTACTATTTCGACTAAAGGCACATAGTAAGGAGGATTTACAGGATGGGCCACCACTACCTAGAAGGagtgaaaaatgaaaacaaaaacttttaacCAAGCACGCAACTAATCTGGTAACATCAATGATTTTTTCTTAgcatttaagattttttaaactaattttaaagaaatccaattttacaacttttgaaggaaaaatttcctttggAGAAAGTTTGTTTTACTGGATATTAGATAATAATTGTTGTTGATGTAACGGTGTGTGGTGTTTTTTTGTCTTTcatctgcttggttctgttgaatatcctgatccaggaactctgcgactaaggtaaGGTGTGTCCAGAGGAATCTGGGTCCGGCTGGGTagctaaacaggtgacgtgtggtcccaggttacaatcgggacatacatcctgcacgttggaaTCAATCTTGCTCTtgaggagttgaggcggctgcatctgtcggatcgtaattgagccagaactagtctggtttgccgggtgaggtaaatttcttcaggtggcggtcgttcttcaaggacaacattcacccggtagcttttCACTGCATccgctaccgtgtctgcatgaatgttgtgcagacccgcttgatatgccgcttaatTTGGAGCTTTTCTCATGTAGCGTTGAACCTCTCGCTCTttgcgactaaggtggggtgtgTCCAGAAAGATCTGAGTCTGCGTCGAGGggatctggctgggcagttaaacaggtgatgtgtggtcccaggttacaatcgggacatacatcgtgCATGTTGGCACCAATCCTTGCTCTTcaagagttgaggcggctgcatttgtcggaatgtaattgagccagaactactctggtttgccgggtgatgtcaatttcttcaggtgcgatGCACCCATCGTTCTTCAAGGATAACTTTCACTCGGTACCTTTTATCGCATCTgcaaccgtgtctgcatgaatattgtcCAGACCCGCTTGAATTAGAGGTTCTCTCATGTAGCGCCAAACCTCTCGCTTTAGATCATAGATGGCCAAGATACAGATCCGCACATAAATTCCTATGTCCGTGAGCATGGGAAAAACGAATAGAAACACATGGACAGTGTAAACAACTTCGTGTGACTTCGTTCGGCTGCCTCTATTTCAAAGCTTTTTCATTTAGTTGATGTTTGATGATACTTACACAAACACAGTTTGGTATTTTCAACAATGTTAGTGTCCATCACTGCTCTAGATCATAAATATTCACcttgaggcttctgggcggtgaatagctgtccacaagatgatgatttgggtggtccacgtgagaactgagcaGAGAgttcgcagttcgaagagcggcattctgataaatttgaatataattccactgaaaattgcaaattttgcccatgaagttATGTTAACCTAAGGTTTGAAAGgtttgaaaagaaggtgcggatgttaatccgccccatgccactatggacatacaactaagccagtaatccgcttaatgtgcgctctaaatactacaataggaaactcgaaaaaaaatcaaagttaggaattccgtgctacttacaaaatccataaatgttttccatgccactgccatatgttggttcatttcaggtattgtgtctctacctaagtgccggtatctgttagccgagaaagccgggcaatgacataggaaatgctccaacgtctcatcatcaccccgcataccctacacatgctatcacttgccgcaccgagcTTGTAGTTCTATGTCTCCCGTTATCATACCAAAAGCTATTCTGACCtctttcttatttcctttcagtaaaagtcctagggttttcgccgtcctatcgaccgtttcgcttttccacatggttgcatgcgcatttgtcgtccacgcccttagctcggactgtgtcgaccccaaaggcttcaggttaaccaagtttatttacggcagacctctggccttcaccgccaaatcgtctgccctttcattcccccttactccgttattgcccggcacccaaacgaagcggattttgccatcctcagagaaggcgtaaatctccttcttacattgcaagactgttcgtgaccttaccgccctggttgttattgcccttatgccaatttactgtccgtaaatataTTCTTACTCGATGTCCTTgcgttaacaccataccacctcacgcaatCCGTGATATCCCggttctccgcctgcaggaccgtattacggacaggcagtctaaaacagatctcagtcccggggttctcaatgtagacccccaggcccactctgtcctctagctttgatccatccgtgtaacatgatctttcagatggcgaTACTAGATTTCACGCTTCTTATCCATGATCACACCtatgtatttgaccttatcaggtatcgaaatcgttttattggggaaacatggtgcgttaaattggcccaccttcgtcttcctcatgaacaggcatattttagtcttctctgggttaacattgagacctctaggtctagtccattcatatgccatatgtatgaccctttcggcccttctgcatagctggttcggatccttagccCCTAGAAGTAGTAaagcatcgtctgcgtagcagacggatttaaatccctcctcagtcagcatccgtaataggtcatttatgctggtcacccataggagaggCGATAAAACGACGccttgtggcgtgccttgtgccactttttcccttatatttatgtcatgggacgtTCAACTTATCCGCCTGttacttagcatatggtttatccagcctCTAAGTACCAGGTCCATCCGATACTGgagtaaggattggatcaggcCCACATattattaaaagccccttcgatgtcaatgcataccaccaaagtgtgcgtcttggcatcgaaggattcttctattttatgcacaacctcgtgcagggcagcctccaccgaccttcccttcacatagacatgctgtttgtatttgatgagttcgctggatgtcctactctttattatgGCGTCCACACTGCCTTCCATGGTTTTGAACAGAAAGGACGTAATGattataggcctgtaggcctttggtgtcgcataacctgccttgccgggcttgggtggtacccttgcctcctgccaggcttttggagtatatgcaagtcccaggcacgctgtaaaAATATTGGCGAGGTGGGGAGCAAGATAATAATAATGCCGAGATAatgtagtaatgccggaaatattcgacatgcttttttctatttttatttaaagcaaAATGGCTGCgccatattatttttaaatcacGAATAATGAAGTTATACTCACATTCGACCGATGTTTTAAATCCTTGCTAAAATAGGAAGGTAAAAAGGTTGATGTAGAACTAGACATTATGGTATTGTTTTCGACGATCTTATCCAGCTGTTGGTATAGATTGATCTTCATATCTAAATTTTCTGGTATGCATTCCTGTATTAAAATTGCATCTTTAACTAATTCGTTAAGATCATTTACTCCTGAAATGCATGAGAATTGTTGAGATGCCGATAAATCGCCTCTAAGCAGCCCCTTTGACTCCAAGTTATTGAGTTCTTTTTGAGTTTCTTTTAAATCATTGGCCACTTGATTAGGCAGTATGTCATATACCATCACCTGATAGCCCACTGAGGCAAATAGCATGGACCATAAACGTCCTATTAAGCCGCTGTAATTAAATAGAAGAGGAATATTAATCGAATTTGAAAAAAGTTTCATAGGAAATTTCATGTAAAGAtgattttgtgatttttcgtaaaaaatttcttcaatttttctcctattttcctagaaaattggtccgaAATTTAATTTAGCACGTTGACCTGCGCGACCACTTACCTGCCTATTATTCCTATCTTTCCAAGTTCATGCGATGTAGCCATTCTTATGAGATTTTCGTGTACCAGTTTTGTAATGCAGtaggatttttttctatttaattttttttcatataaatttgacTGCGCTAACTAAAACCGTTCTATTGGGCTGCTAACTGATATATAACATAGCAGCTGTATATTTCACCCCGTTATACTCATAACTCAGCTAACAGGAAACATTCATCCATAGGATAGCCTGTAATTTTACTATTAAATATATAAGAGACCTATAACTATAAGATATTTCGTCTTTataagtgaaaaattaaaacggttgtatttaataacaagtaagggaagtcaaaagtcgggcggtgccgactatacaaTACCCTACGCCTATCTTACTCTATACCCTATCTTACTCTATACCCTATCTTACTCTATACCGATTTTATTGGACTTCGGTATAGGCGTTCAGATAGGTGATAAATCCGTAATCCgtaccaagtttcagaaaatcCGTGCAAAACTGTTATAACTTCGGCTTTAGTGCAAATCGA includes:
- the LOC106086916 gene encoding lambda-crystallin, which codes for MATSHELGKIGIIGSGLIGRLWSMLFASVGYQVMVYDILPNQVANDLKETQKELNNLESKGLLRGDLSASQQFSCISGVNDLNELVKDAILIQECIPENLDMKINLYQQLDKIVENNTIMSSSTSTFLPSYFSKDLKHRSNVVVAHPVNPPYYVPLVEIVPAPWTCPDVVTKTRAIMEHIGQKPITLSREIPGFALNRIQLLLVNECWRLVEDGILNVPDVESVISDGLGMRYAFLGAFETIHLNAEGMRSFLKRYAHVIDEINKSMGATPKMEGPTADLVIDQLEKMVPLDKLPERREYRDNCLTQLGILKKKINNEKLSRLS